The Thermococcus bergensis genome contains a region encoding:
- a CDS encoding HAD-IIA family hydrolase has translation MIGIIFDMDGVIYRGKEPIEGAKEVIEFLKENGIPFVFLTNNSTRNARMYKEKLQKMGIDVEEEQIVTSGYATARYLAKNFEKGNVFVIGGEGLVEEIKSIGWPVISVENAKERWREVKYVVVGLDPKLTYEKLKYGCLAIRNGALFIGTNPDTTYPSEEGILPGAGSIIAALKVATEKEPLIIGKPNKPVFEVVKEKLNADEIWVVGDRLDTDIAFAKRINAKAIMVLTGVNTLKDIEKSEIKPDVVMPSIKELIKYLEAYLEQQGQKVSE, from the coding sequence ATGATTGGAATCATCTTTGACATGGACGGAGTGATTTACAGGGGAAAAGAACCCATTGAAGGGGCTAAAGAAGTCATTGAGTTCTTAAAAGAGAATGGAATTCCCTTTGTTTTCCTCACAAACAATTCCACCAGAAATGCAAGAATGTACAAAGAAAAGCTCCAAAAGATGGGGATTGACGTTGAGGAAGAGCAGATAGTAACCTCTGGCTATGCAACCGCTAGGTATCTGGCAAAGAACTTTGAGAAAGGCAACGTTTTTGTAATCGGCGGGGAAGGGCTTGTGGAAGAGATAAAATCAATAGGCTGGCCCGTAATAAGCGTTGAAAATGCAAAGGAACGGTGGAGAGAGGTAAAATACGTTGTGGTCGGTCTTGACCCAAAGCTTACCTATGAAAAGCTCAAATACGGCTGTTTGGCCATAAGAAATGGTGCGCTCTTTATAGGGACTAACCCCGACACAACTTACCCAAGTGAAGAGGGTATTCTGCCCGGGGCCGGCTCGATAATTGCCGCTCTAAAAGTCGCAACAGAGAAAGAGCCCCTCATTATAGGGAAACCAAATAAACCTGTATTTGAGGTCGTGAAGGAAAAGCTCAATGCTGATGAAATCTGGGTGGTTGGAGATAGGCTTGACACGGACATAGCTTTTGCAAAGAGGATAAACGCCAAGGCGATAATGGTGCTTACCGGAGTTAACACACTTAAAGACATTGAAAAGAGCGAAATAAAACCAGATGTGGTTATGCCAAGCATAAAAGAGCTCATAAAATACCTTGAAGCCTACTTAGAACAGCAAGGCCAAAAAGTGAGTGAATAA
- a CDS encoding IS6-like element ISPfu5 family transposase, with amino-acid sequence MRTETIIYLLVSVLKTFRRNKIPAKKKTRAINLYLHGLSYRQVGTILEISHTTVWETVQKFAKAVYQPKILAVKKQRNFIAIDETVIKINGQKRFLWAAIDVESKEILAVWITSVRNWWIARDFILVVLKSCEGQPIFLVDKGPWYKSAFKSLGLDYLHVTFGPRNCVERWFRTVKERTKRFWNNFRARDWRRVHRFVFLFSFWYNFVRIHSRFGGPPGDVTEWLQEVIPQLS; translated from the coding sequence ATGAGGACTGAAACCATTATTTACTTACTGGTTTCAGTCTTAAAAACCTTTCGCCGGAACAAAATCCCAGCAAAAAAGAAAACCAGGGCAATAAACCTGTACCTGCACGGACTAAGTTACAGACAGGTAGGAACAATCCTCGAAATCAGCCACACAACAGTCTGGGAAACAGTCCAAAAATTCGCGAAAGCAGTTTACCAGCCGAAAATCCTCGCAGTCAAAAAACAGAGAAACTTCATCGCAATTGACGAGACAGTGATAAAGATCAACGGCCAGAAGAGATTTCTCTGGGCTGCAATCGACGTTGAGAGCAAAGAAATCCTAGCAGTATGGATTACAAGCGTTAGGAACTGGTGGATTGCCAGGGACTTCATTCTAGTTGTTTTGAAATCCTGCGAGGGACAGCCAATTTTCCTGGTTGACAAAGGGCCGTGGTATAAATCAGCGTTTAAATCTCTCGGGCTGGATTATCTGCATGTGACTTTCGGGCCGAGGAACTGTGTTGAGCGCTGGTTTAGGACTGTTAAAGAGAGAACAAAGCGTTTCTGGAATAACTTCAGGGCTAGAGACTGGAGGAGGGTTCACAGGTTTGTTTTTCTGTTTTCATTCTGGTATAATTTTGTTAGAATTCATTCTCGGTTTGGTGGACCGCCTGGTGATGTGACTGAATGGCTTCAGGAGGTGATACCCCAGTTATCCTGA
- a CDS encoding IGHMBP2 family helicase, with protein sequence MHIKSYIAKLIELVELEREAEIEAMREEMRRLRGYEREKLGRAILNLNGKIIGEEFGFKLVKYGRKEPFKTEISVGDLVLISRGNPLMSDLVGTVVEKGSRFIVVALESVPSWALRNVRIDLYANDVTFRRQIENLKNLSESGIKALKFALNQEKPMKSTPQEFEPFDKNLNHTQRKAISYALGSEDFFLIHGPFGTGKTRTLVELVLQEVKRGSKVLVTAESNVAVDNLVERLWGKVKLVRLGHPSRVSKHLKESTLAFQVESHERYRRVRELRNKAERLAMMRDQYKKPTPSLRRGLTNKQILKLAEKGRGARGVPAKDVKEMAQWIALNEEVQKLYKFVEKIEEEIIREIIDKADVILSTNSSAALEFIKDVEFDVAVIDEASQATIPSVLIPIAKAKRFVLAGDHKQLPPTILSEEAKELSETLFEKLIQLYPEKAKMLEIQYRMNEKLMEFPSREFYEGKIKADESVKNITLADLKVREPFFGEPWDSILKREEPLVFVDTAERRDKWERQRKGSTSRENPLEALLVKEIVERLLRMGVKEELIGIITPYDDQVDLIQSLVGEEVEVHTVDGYQGREKEVIVLSFVRSNKEGELGFLTDLRRLNVALTRAKRKLIAIGDSETLSTHPTYKRFLEFVKRHGRYIRLGNAEIH encoded by the coding sequence ATGCACATCAAAAGTTACATTGCAAAGCTCATTGAACTTGTAGAGCTTGAGCGAGAGGCTGAGATAGAGGCAATGCGCGAAGAGATGCGCAGGCTTAGAGGTTACGAGAGGGAAAAACTTGGAAGGGCTATTCTAAACCTCAATGGAAAAATAATTGGCGAAGAATTCGGCTTTAAGCTTGTCAAGTATGGAAGAAAAGAGCCATTTAAAACAGAGATAAGCGTTGGGGATCTGGTTTTAATCAGCCGAGGAAATCCTCTAATGAGTGACCTTGTTGGAACCGTTGTTGAAAAGGGGAGCAGGTTTATTGTTGTTGCCCTGGAATCAGTTCCCTCATGGGCTCTGAGGAACGTTAGGATAGACCTCTACGCAAACGATGTAACCTTTAGAAGGCAGATAGAGAACCTAAAAAACCTCAGCGAAAGTGGCATTAAAGCCCTGAAGTTCGCCCTAAACCAGGAAAAACCCATGAAGAGCACTCCTCAGGAGTTTGAACCCTTCGATAAAAACCTCAACCACACCCAGAGAAAAGCTATAAGCTATGCTCTAGGAAGTGAAGACTTCTTCCTAATCCACGGACCCTTTGGCACCGGAAAGACAAGGACACTCGTTGAGCTTGTTCTCCAGGAAGTTAAGAGAGGAAGTAAAGTCCTTGTAACAGCGGAGAGCAACGTCGCAGTTGACAACCTCGTGGAGAGGCTTTGGGGGAAGGTTAAGCTCGTTCGATTAGGCCACCCTTCGAGAGTCTCAAAGCACCTGAAGGAATCAACCCTTGCGTTTCAGGTCGAAAGCCACGAAAGGTACAGAAGGGTCAGAGAGCTTAGAAATAAGGCCGAGAGGCTTGCCATGATGAGGGACCAATACAAAAAACCTACGCCAAGCCTTAGAAGAGGGCTAACCAACAAGCAGATTTTAAAGCTGGCCGAGAAGGGCAGAGGCGCAAGGGGAGTCCCCGCAAAGGACGTCAAGGAGATGGCACAGTGGATAGCGCTAAACGAAGAGGTGCAGAAGCTCTACAAGTTTGTCGAAAAGATAGAGGAAGAGATAATCAGAGAAATAATCGATAAGGCAGATGTAATCCTGAGCACGAACTCTTCTGCAGCCCTTGAGTTCATAAAAGATGTTGAATTTGATGTTGCGGTAATAGATGAAGCATCCCAAGCGACGATTCCGAGTGTTTTAATTCCAATCGCAAAAGCCAAGCGCTTTGTTTTGGCTGGAGACCACAAACAGCTACCCCCGACGATCCTAAGTGAAGAGGCAAAAGAACTTAGCGAGACGCTTTTTGAAAAGCTCATCCAGCTCTATCCAGAGAAAGCGAAGATGCTTGAAATACAGTACAGGATGAACGAGAAGCTCATGGAGTTTCCGAGCAGAGAGTTCTACGAAGGAAAGATAAAAGCGGACGAAAGTGTGAAAAATATAACCCTAGCTGATTTAAAGGTTAGGGAACCGTTTTTCGGAGAGCCATGGGATTCAATTCTGAAAAGAGAGGAGCCGCTCGTTTTTGTCGATACTGCGGAGAGAAGGGACAAGTGGGAGAGGCAGAGAAAGGGTTCCACCTCAAGAGAAAACCCCCTCGAAGCCCTTCTGGTTAAAGAGATAGTGGAGAGGCTCTTGAGGATGGGGGTTAAAGAAGAGTTGATAGGGATAATCACCCCCTATGATGATCAGGTTGATCTGATACAATCGCTAGTAGGGGAAGAGGTTGAAGTTCACACGGTAGATGGCTACCAGGGAAGGGAGAAAGAAGTTATAGTATTGTCTTTTGTGAGGTCGAATAAGGAGGGCGAACTGGGGTTTTTAACTGATCTGAGAAGGCTTAACGTTGCTCTAACAAGGGCAAAGAGAAAGCTGATTGCTATTGGGGACAGCGAAACCCTAAGTACCCATCCCACGTACAAGCGCTTTTTGGAGTTCGTGAAAAGGCATGGAAGGTACATAAGGCTCGGGAATGCAGAGATACATTAA
- a CDS encoding IS607 family transposase, producing the protein MKFYRTGKASELLGISKPTLLRKIKTGEIKAYKIGREYRIPESEIKRLLEGKVPDKVVIYARVSSRDQKEDLERQVEYLKNYCSTKGYKVAKILTDISSGLNENRRSLKQLFKLVESGEATKVVITYRDRLTRFGFKYLEQYFNSHGVEIEVIFDNEEKTPEKELVEDLLAIVTSFAGKLYGARSHKKKRLVEAVKNALRDD; encoded by the coding sequence ATGAAGTTCTATCGGACAGGGAAAGCCTCAGAACTCTTGGGCATCAGCAAGCCAACGCTCCTAAGAAAAATCAAAACAGGCGAGATAAAAGCCTACAAAATAGGCAGAGAATACCGCATTCCAGAAAGCGAAATAAAGAGACTTCTTGAGGGTAAAGTTCCAGATAAAGTAGTCATTTACGCCAGAGTCTCTAGCAGAGACCAAAAAGAAGACCTTGAACGACAGGTTGAATACCTCAAAAACTATTGCTCAACCAAAGGTTACAAAGTGGCTAAAATCCTCACCGACATCTCATCAGGCTTAAACGAGAACAGGAGAAGCCTAAAACAACTCTTCAAACTCGTGGAAAGTGGAGAAGCAACCAAAGTCGTGATAACTTACAGGGACAGACTCACCCGCTTTGGCTTCAAATACCTCGAACAATACTTCAACTCTCACGGTGTCGAAATTGAAGTAATCTTTGATAATGAAGAGAAAACGCCGGAAAAAGAATTAGTTGAAGACTTATTAGCCATAGTAACCTCTTTCGCTGGAAAGCTTTACGGAGCTCGTTCCCACAAGAAAAAACGTCTTGTTGAGGCTGTAAAGAATGCCCTCAGAGACGATTAA
- a CDS encoding MFS transporter, producing the protein MKKKVATSMQARKASLIAQNTQMPRWFYAFVPFKIATGGSSQVVPLYAMHLGAGAGEVGLLNALSTLASTVGTIFWGKLSDKTLRRKVFILMGLLSTSVFLSLLAFAESFWDLLLINAVYLFFLASTVSIPIVLLFRNVRKTRWDEAVGKFNKIGGWAWVVGLLVGFTLIRFLSFKQLFLLFAVVNVPGFVIALKTIREAPVYLHRANIKPLVTQVIQKGRYLPNFIIHLPTKLKVSPKLSGFYLSSLFFWVSSGMYSTQLPVFLIKNGVTSQEVFGFAILNSSISAMLYQRVGTKLKSKNPALALTQGYFFRSLGILLLLLPFNVPYALLISAAGSYVLWGYSWSYISVSSTSLIGRMSSPKEQGSALATANLVNSAGFVLGSLAGGFVASQIDSFLNFAIASSLSLLAVVPLFSIIGLSFVSVLVSRNL; encoded by the coding sequence ATGAAGAAAAAAGTAGCCACAAGCATGCAGGCAAGAAAGGCATCCCTAATAGCCCAGAACACCCAAATGCCTAGGTGGTTTTATGCCTTCGTGCCCTTTAAGATAGCCACAGGTGGCTCTTCTCAAGTCGTTCCCCTCTATGCTATGCATCTCGGCGCTGGGGCAGGAGAGGTGGGATTATTAAACGCATTATCAACACTTGCTTCCACTGTAGGGACGATATTCTGGGGCAAGTTGAGTGATAAAACCCTTAGAAGGAAGGTCTTTATCTTAATGGGTCTCTTGAGCACCTCCGTCTTTCTAAGCCTGCTGGCGTTTGCAGAGAGCTTTTGGGATCTTCTATTAATCAACGCGGTTTATTTATTTTTCCTAGCTTCCACTGTTTCGATACCAATTGTTCTCCTCTTTAGAAACGTGAGAAAGACAAGATGGGACGAGGCTGTAGGGAAGTTCAACAAAATCGGTGGCTGGGCGTGGGTTGTGGGGCTTTTAGTAGGCTTCACGCTCATTAGATTTTTAAGTTTTAAGCAACTCTTCCTTCTCTTTGCTGTAGTAAACGTTCCGGGGTTTGTTATAGCTTTGAAAACGATCAGAGAAGCTCCGGTTTATCTCCATAGGGCCAACATAAAGCCCCTTGTGACCCAGGTTATTCAGAAGGGTCGTTATCTTCCGAACTTTATCATCCATTTGCCCACAAAATTGAAAGTTTCTCCGAAGCTCAGCGGCTTTTATCTGTCTTCGCTCTTTTTCTGGGTATCCTCGGGTATGTACTCTACCCAGCTCCCGGTGTTTTTGATAAAGAACGGGGTTACAAGTCAAGAAGTCTTCGGGTTTGCCATACTAAATTCCTCAATTTCGGCAATGCTCTATCAGAGGGTAGGGACAAAGCTTAAGTCCAAGAACCCTGCTTTGGCACTAACTCAGGGGTACTTCTTTAGAAGCCTTGGGATCCTCTTATTGCTGCTCCCCTTTAACGTTCCTTATGCTTTGCTCATCTCAGCCGCTGGAAGCTACGTCCTCTGGGGCTACTCTTGGTCTTACATAAGCGTTTCATCAACTTCTCTCATAGGAAGGATGAGTTCTCCAAAAGAACAGGGGAGTGCTTTAGCGACTGCAAATTTAGTGAACTCTGCGGGGTTCGTTTTGGGGAGCCTGGCTGGGGGATTTGTAGCGTCGCAAATTGATTCCTTCCTGAACTTTGCCATAGCCTCTTCACTGAGCCTTTTGGCGGTGGTTCCGCTTTTCAGCATAATAGGTCTTTCATTTGTGTCCGTTCTGGTCAGCCGTAATTTGTAA
- a CDS encoding leucine/methionine racemase, with protein sequence MRKEDVIERYSRIFPKASRVNYAPVVAVKAKNAKVWDIEGREYIDFLSDAAVQNVGRNNERVVNAIKDQAEKLIHFTFIYGFTVEPLLLAEKLAEISPIEEPKIAFGLSGSDANDGAIKFARAYTKRRTILSYLKSYYGATYGASSITGLDFHVRALVGELSDVHYIPYPDCYRCPFGKERNSCKMECVEYIKAKFEGEVYADGVAALFAEPIQGDAGMVVPPEDYFKRVKRILDEHGILLAVDEVQSGLGRTGKWFAIEHFGVKPDIITVAKPLGGGLPISAVIGRAEIMDSLPPLGHAFTLIGNPVASRAALAVIEEIEEKDLLKRAEKLGSYAMKRLEKMKEEYELIGDVKGKGLMIGVDLVKDRETKERAYDEAKKVVWRAYELGLIVAFLQGNVLRIQPPLTIEKETLDEGLDKLERAITDVEEGKVGDEALKFVHGW encoded by the coding sequence TTGAGAAAGGAGGATGTTATAGAGCGATACTCGAGAATCTTTCCGAAAGCTTCACGTGTAAACTACGCCCCGGTAGTTGCCGTTAAAGCCAAAAACGCGAAGGTGTGGGATATTGAGGGGAGGGAGTACATAGACTTTCTTAGTGATGCTGCAGTTCAAAACGTTGGCCGCAACAACGAGCGAGTTGTTAATGCGATAAAAGACCAAGCTGAAAAGCTCATACACTTCACTTTCATCTACGGCTTTACAGTTGAGCCCCTCCTCCTTGCGGAAAAGCTTGCGGAGATTTCCCCAATTGAAGAGCCGAAAATAGCCTTTGGTTTGAGCGGAAGCGATGCAAACGACGGGGCAATAAAGTTCGCCCGGGCTTACACTAAGAGGAGAACCATTCTCAGCTATCTTAAGAGCTATTACGGTGCCACGTATGGTGCGTCAAGCATAACAGGTCTTGACTTTCACGTCAGGGCGCTAGTAGGAGAGCTCAGTGATGTTCACTATATCCCATATCCGGACTGCTACAGATGTCCCTTTGGAAAAGAAAGAAACTCGTGTAAAATGGAGTGCGTCGAGTATATCAAGGCGAAGTTTGAGGGAGAAGTTTATGCAGATGGTGTTGCCGCTTTGTTTGCCGAACCGATTCAAGGCGATGCCGGGATGGTCGTACCTCCCGAGGATTACTTCAAGAGGGTCAAAAGAATCCTCGATGAGCATGGGATTCTTTTAGCTGTAGATGAAGTTCAGAGCGGTCTTGGGAGAACTGGGAAATGGTTTGCCATAGAACATTTTGGAGTTAAGCCGGACATAATAACCGTAGCGAAGCCCCTTGGTGGTGGCTTGCCAATAAGTGCCGTAATTGGAAGGGCTGAGATCATGGATTCTCTTCCCCCTCTAGGGCACGCTTTTACCTTAATCGGAAATCCCGTAGCGAGCAGGGCGGCTCTTGCCGTCATTGAGGAGATCGAAGAAAAAGATCTCTTGAAGAGGGCAGAAAAGCTTGGAAGCTATGCTATGAAACGACTGGAAAAGATGAAAGAGGAGTATGAGCTAATTGGCGATGTGAAAGGGAAGGGACTTATGATAGGCGTTGATTTGGTTAAGGACAGAGAGACCAAGGAGAGGGCATATGACGAAGCTAAGAAGGTCGTTTGGAGGGCTTATGAACTCGGATTAATCGTTGCCTTCCTGCAGGGGAACGTCCTGAGAATACAGCCTCCGCTAACGATTGAGAAAGAGACCCTCGATGAGGGCCTTGATAAGCTTGAAAGGGCGATAACGGATGTTGAAGAGGGCAAAGTTGGGGATGAAGCCTTGAAGTTTGTTCACGGCTGGTAG
- a CDS encoding Lrp/AsnC family transcriptional regulator — translation MKLDEIDKSILRLLQEDGRMSYSEIARKIGVPESTVRLRVKKLMEEGIIRKFAALINPFKAGYSIVAFIAVDIEPNKVKRAVEELSKLPEVDVLGIATGAHDVLMQVTVKDLQELENFLIEKLGKIEGIKSTETSILTSVKKWGYARVF, via the coding sequence ATGAAATTGGATGAAATAGATAAAAGCATACTAAGGCTGCTCCAGGAAGATGGAAGGATGAGCTATTCAGAGATAGCAAGGAAAATAGGAGTGCCCGAATCAACCGTAAGGCTCCGGGTAAAAAAGCTCATGGAAGAAGGGATAATAAGGAAGTTCGCTGCCCTAATAAACCCCTTCAAAGCTGGCTACAGCATAGTGGCATTCATAGCCGTTGACATCGAGCCCAACAAGGTCAAAAGAGCGGTTGAAGAGCTTTCCAAACTTCCGGAAGTCGATGTTTTGGGAATAGCCACCGGAGCCCACGACGTTCTCATGCAGGTAACCGTGAAAGACCTCCAGGAACTCGAGAACTTCTTAATAGAAAAGCTTGGAAAAATTGAGGGAATAAAGAGCACGGAAACGTCAATCCTAACAAGCGTTAAAAAATGGGGATATGCAAGGGTGTTTTAG
- a CDS encoding cation:proton antiporter, which yields MAPEWILFTIGVALIFGKIGDHLMERFELPGVLGEILMGMVLGNLIYFGLVNPEYLTLHSNETFEFLARLGIIFLLFLGGLDVDVEMLKKTGAVATVSTVTGVIVPLALGYFGLKLMGYPSREAFAGGILLTATSIGITVRVMMDLGVLRSDVGAASLSASVMDDFLGIALIIFAVGTGSILGLISKMAVFFIITGLVAWYTIEKYIRFSEWLHVEKGVLSMVLALVFLFSALAEHWFDAAIEGAFMAGLVLSKLPEGKRIMEDVKAIAYGFLVPVFFVYTGAMLDLRVFTSFDALSLAAVLTTIAVVGKVVGRGLGTLIMGWSARKALQMGISSIPRTEVALVNLMVAIHGGAIPESDAPKFIAATLIFITVSVLITPPLLKWAFKEEVEAMKQGKMEKRVEAVKETKRRISILKGPRKNH from the coding sequence ATGGCTCCAGAATGGATCCTCTTCACCATTGGAGTAGCTCTCATCTTCGGAAAGATAGGAGATCATCTAATGGAGCGCTTTGAGCTTCCTGGAGTTTTGGGCGAGATACTGATGGGCATGGTACTGGGAAATCTGATATACTTTGGTCTGGTAAACCCGGAGTATCTTACACTGCACTCTAATGAGACGTTTGAATTTCTTGCTCGTCTAGGCATAATTTTCCTGCTCTTCTTGGGCGGTCTTGACGTGGATGTTGAGATGCTCAAAAAAACCGGCGCTGTTGCGACCGTTTCTACCGTCACGGGAGTCATCGTCCCGTTAGCCCTTGGCTACTTCGGGCTCAAGCTAATGGGATATCCTTCTAGGGAGGCATTTGCGGGGGGAATTCTACTAACGGCAACCAGCATAGGGATAACTGTTAGGGTAATGATGGATCTCGGGGTTTTGAGGAGCGATGTCGGAGCGGCTTCTTTGAGTGCGAGCGTTATGGATGACTTCCTTGGAATAGCTTTGATCATCTTCGCAGTTGGTACTGGAAGCATTCTAGGGTTAATAAGCAAGATGGCTGTCTTCTTCATCATCACGGGTTTGGTTGCGTGGTATACGATAGAAAAGTACATTCGCTTTTCAGAATGGCTGCATGTGGAAAAAGGAGTCCTTAGTATGGTGCTCGCTTTGGTGTTTCTCTTCTCTGCTTTGGCAGAACACTGGTTTGATGCCGCTATAGAGGGAGCTTTTATGGCCGGTTTGGTTCTATCAAAACTTCCAGAGGGTAAGAGAATAATGGAAGACGTGAAGGCAATAGCTTACGGATTTTTAGTCCCTGTGTTCTTTGTGTACACCGGAGCGATGCTTGATTTGAGGGTTTTTACCAGCTTTGATGCCCTATCTCTTGCGGCTGTTTTGACGACAATTGCAGTTGTTGGAAAAGTCGTCGGCAGAGGGCTGGGAACCCTGATTATGGGGTGGAGTGCTAGAAAGGCTCTCCAGATGGGGATTAGCTCAATCCCAAGGACTGAAGTTGCGCTTGTTAACCTCATGGTTGCAATCCACGGTGGTGCAATTCCAGAAAGCGATGCCCCAAAGTTCATTGCAGCCACGCTGATTTTCATAACGGTCTCTGTTTTAATAACCCCACCGTTGCTAAAGTGGGCGTTTAAAGAAGAAGTGGAGGCCATGAAACAGGGAAAAATGGAGAAGAGAGTGGAAGCTGTGAAAGAAACGAAGAGGAGGATCTCAATATTGAAGGGGCCAAGGAAAAATCACTAA
- a CDS encoding CBS domain-containing protein — MGDVEKALQTFYSMKLKDIMPSIPSMPIVTADSPIVDVLKLLRTRHHVWVVNNRDEMKLEGVIRYLDVLSILLPPENTKARLGNISTVFKSILGGAEKASDVMERNVMTIDENATVMDALTKMRRYKVQILAIVDENNVLEGEISLRLLIDEFLRLMRVGGVQWLQNGSSSPLE; from the coding sequence ATGGGTGACGTCGAGAAAGCCCTTCAAACTTTTTATTCGATGAAGTTGAAGGATATAATGCCGTCGATACCCTCGATGCCAATTGTTACTGCTGATTCTCCTATCGTTGATGTGCTTAAGCTGCTCAGGACAAGACACCACGTGTGGGTTGTAAACAACAGGGATGAAATGAAGCTTGAGGGGGTTATACGGTATCTTGATGTCCTGTCTATTCTCCTTCCGCCGGAGAACACAAAGGCAAGGCTTGGCAATATAAGCACGGTTTTTAAATCCATCTTGGGTGGGGCGGAAAAGGCTTCCGATGTCATGGAGCGCAACGTTATGACAATAGACGAAAATGCCACGGTTATGGATGCCCTTACAAAGATGAGAAGGTATAAAGTGCAGATCTTGGCAATTGTCGATGAGAACAATGTCTTGGAGGGGGAAATAAGCCTGAGGTTGCTTATTGACGAGTTCCTGAGACTAATGAGGGTGGGTGGTGTACAATGGCTCCAGAATGGATCCTCTTCACCATTGGAGTAG
- a CDS encoding cytochrome c biogenesis CcdA family protein encodes MRSEIKALMLIILSSIGLTAGILSLLGLRNLIYPLLALAGADSINPCTFVIYTMLLIALSLKENISKRRIYAVGLAFVAAVYISYYLLGIGLVILTKTIPVWVAGVVSIAFGAYTFVTGYLEKSRIVKKKEVRKSIFSREATLFGAFSLGIIISFTLLPCSSGTYLAYAILISKVGRSLTLILLALYNIIFVLPLLIILFTVGSITESKSISQRIVQKSRELSMIAGTLLILLGIYVILGM; translated from the coding sequence GTGAGGTCTGAAATCAAGGCCCTCATGTTGATAATTTTGTCTTCAATTGGACTAACAGCTGGCATATTGTCCCTTCTTGGCTTAAGAAATCTAATCTATCCTCTTTTAGCACTTGCCGGTGCGGATTCGATAAACCCCTGTACGTTCGTCATTTACACGATGCTCCTCATAGCCCTCTCCCTTAAAGAGAATATTTCCAAAAGGAGGATATATGCTGTAGGGCTGGCCTTTGTTGCTGCAGTTTACATCTCATACTACCTCCTCGGGATTGGTCTGGTGATACTTACGAAGACAATCCCGGTATGGGTCGCGGGAGTGGTTTCAATAGCCTTTGGCGCTTACACATTCGTAACTGGCTACCTGGAGAAAAGTAGGATAGTAAAGAAGAAAGAAGTTAGAAAAAGCATATTCAGCAGGGAAGCAACCCTCTTTGGAGCTTTCTCTCTCGGCATCATAATATCCTTTACACTCCTCCCGTGTTCCTCGGGAACTTATCTGGCATATGCAATCCTTATATCCAAAGTAGGGAGAAGCCTAACCCTGATCCTCCTGGCACTTTACAACATCATCTTTGTCCTCCCGCTGCTCATAATACTCTTCACAGTCGGAAGCATAACAGAGAGCAAATCAATCTCACAGAGAATAGTCCAAAAGTCCAGAGAGCTTTCAATGATTGCAGGAACATTGCTGATACTCCTTGGAATATACGTTATTCTTGGGATGTAG
- a CDS encoding PQ-loop domain-containing transporter, protein MKELVGLIGMLLLVSSWVPQTWETIKNKRCPLNLEFVLVYVTASTLLAIYSYLIGDWVFLTLNSLAALQSGVNLYVKLRYK, encoded by the coding sequence ATGAAGGAACTCGTGGGACTCATAGGCATGCTTCTTCTCGTGAGTTCTTGGGTGCCCCAAACATGGGAAACAATCAAAAACAAGAGATGTCCACTAAACTTGGAGTTTGTTCTGGTTTACGTTACTGCCTCAACACTGCTCGCAATCTATTCGTATCTAATAGGGGACTGGGTATTCCTAACCCTAAACTCCCTGGCAGCCCTCCAGAGTGGTGTCAATCTCTACGTTAAGCTGAGATACAAATGA